Proteins encoded by one window of Glycine soja cultivar W05 chromosome 15, ASM419377v2, whole genome shotgun sequence:
- the LOC114387110 gene encoding transcription factor MYB108-like: protein MEVKGRISNSTITTTTIQSEDEMDLRRGPWTVDEDLALINYIANHGEGRWNSLARSAGLKRTGKSCRLRWLNYLRPDVRRGNITLEEQLLILELHGRWGNRWSKIAQYLPGRTDNEIKNYWRTRVQKQAKQLKCDVNSKQFKDAMRYLWMPRLVERIQAAAAAATTATATVGSPTASASATTTITTNNNATTYNYENNNNNNLNNSFEVHSGNMMLRNPAIMNINNFVGSHSYTPENNSTGASSDSFGAQVSPVSDLTQDYYNNVTVENNNNNNNPNPEYYQQAHDQLSFLDCITSPSGLFDFQSMEPNTPWIQSNVGDTSTNGFWNVENMLLFQQLSDNM, encoded by the exons ATGGAAGTGAAAGGAAGGATAAGCAACtccaccatcaccaccaccacaatCCAAAGTGAGGATGAGATGGACCTTCGAAGAGGTCCTTGGACCGTCGATGAGGATCTTGCTCTCATCAATTACATTGCTAATCATGGTGAAGGTCGATGGAACTCCCTAGCTCGTTCAGCTG GACTCAAACGAACTGGCAAGAGCTGCAGATTGAGATGGTTGAATTATTTGCGTCCCGATGTTCGACGTGGCAACATCACACTTGAAGAACAGCTTCTTATTCTCGAGCTCCATGGTCGCTGGGGAAACcg ATGGTCTAAAATTGCTCAATATTTGCCTGGAAGAACCGATAATGAGATAAAGAATTATTGGAGAACCCGTGTCCAAAAGCAAGCCAAGCAACTCAAATGTGACGTGAATAGCAAGCAATTCAAGGATGCCATGCGCTACCTTTGGATGCCAAGGCTGGTGGAGCGCATTCAAGCCGCCGCCGCGGCCGCCACCACTGCCACGGCCACCGTGGGTTCTCCAACGGCATCAGCTAGTGCTACTACAACCATCACCACTAACAACAACGCCACCACATACAACTAcgagaacaacaacaacaacaaccttaacAACAGTTTTGAAGTGCACAGTGGGAACATGATGTTGAGAAATCCAGCAATCATGaacattaataattttgttggTTCACACAGTTACACTCCAGAGAATAATAGCACGGGTGCCTCATCGGATTCATTTGGTGCTCAGGTTTCGCCTGTCTCGGACTTGACTCAGGATTATTACAATAATGTCACGGTTGagaataataacaacaacaataacccTAATCCTGAGTATTACCAACAAGCACATGATCAATTGAGTTTCTTAGACTGCATCACAAGCCCTTCAGGGTTGTTCGATTTCCAGTCCATGGAACCAAACACCCCGTGGATTCAGAGTAATGTTGGGGACACGTCAACCAACGGTTTCTGGAATGTTGAAAACATGTTGCTCTTTCAACAACTCTCTGACAACATGTGA